Genomic window (Armatimonadia bacterium):
CGGAGGCCTCGTCGGCATACTCGGCGAGCAGGTCATTGGCCTTGTCGACTCGGACCGTGATGGTCTCGCCGCACTTGCTGCAGCGGACGCTCACGTTGAGAGCCGGCGCGGTGCCATTGCTGGTTGGGGCAGTTCCCAGCAGGATCTGGGCCAGGTACCCGAAGAGTTTACCTACTGGTACGGGCCCGCGTCTCGCCAGGACAAAGGCAGTCGCCATCGGTCGACACTCTACTCCAAAAACAAAGACCCGGCTCCCCCCTACGATGCCCACCCAGCCGGGTACTGAAGACACTTCCGTAGCGCCGTCACGCCTGCCGTCAGGCATCCCTCGCCAACGGTTCCTCGGCAGCATTATAGTCTTCCGCACCCCAAAGTCAATACGTCCAATCAAACATGCGTTCCCCAGCAGACCTCGTGAGGCACCGGGGTACCCGAGGGTCAGTCGCCGCGTTCTCTGGCGCAGCCTTCGAGCCTGGCGATCGTCTCGCGAATGGCCTCGTCAGGAGTGGAGGCGCCAGCAGTGACGCCGACTCTCTCGACGCCTTCGAGCCAGGCACAGTCGACCTCCTCGGCGGTCTCGATGTGGTGGGTTGGCTTGCCTGCGTCGGCGCAGATCTGTGCCAGTCGGGTGGTGTTCGCGCTATGGCGTCCGCCGATGACGACGACCATGTCGACACCCCGGGCCATCTGCAGGGCGGCCTCCTGGCGCTGGGTGGTGGCGTCGCAGATGGTGTTGGCGATGGCCAGATCGGAGACCTTCGGGATGAGGTAGCGGACGAGTTCCTGCAGTGTCTCGACACGCTGCGTGGTCTGGCACACCACGGCGATGCGGCGCTTCAGCTCGCGGCCGACCAGGTCGTCGGCGCACTGGACGATATCCGCAGCCCCGCCGGTGTGCTCGCGGATTGCCTGCGCCTCGGGATGCTCGGGCTCACCGAGGACGAGGACCTGATAGCCGGCCTTGTGCAGACGAGCCGCCTCCCGCTGGGCACGGGCGACGAAGGGGCAAGTGGTGTCGATGACCTCCAGCCCACGCTCGCGGGCGCGGTCATAGACTGTCGGTCCGACACCGTGGGTGCGGAGCATGACGGTTGCCCCCGGCGGAGCATCGTCGATGTCCTCGATGGGCTCGAGCCCCTGCTCCCGTAACTGGTCGACCGCTTGCCGGTTGTGGATCAGCGGTCCCTGAGAGTAGAGACGACCCCGCTGGGCTGTCTCGGCGACGGCCCGCTCGATGGCGCGTCTGACACCAAAGCAGAATCCTGCATGCTCGGCCAGGACGATCTCCATAGCGGTGGCTTCCTTTCGGTGGTAGCGGCAGCGCCTCTCACGGCACCTCACCCCTGCCTGCGGCATCTCCTCTCCACGCGGTGGAGAGGAGAAGGCAACGGCAACGAAAACGGCAACGACAAGGGCAACGACAAGGGCAACGACACCTCAGTCTCGAAGGACTGCTGGGCGC
Coding sequences:
- the ispH gene encoding 4-hydroxy-3-methylbut-2-enyl diphosphate reductase translates to MEIVLAEHAGFCFGVRRAIERAVAETAQRGRLYSQGPLIHNRQAVDQLREQGLEPIEDIDDAPPGATVMLRTHGVGPTVYDRARERGLEVIDTTCPFVARAQREAARLHKAGYQVLVLGEPEHPEAQAIREHTGGAADIVQCADDLVGRELKRRIAVVCQTTQRVETLQELVRYLIPKVSDLAIANTICDATTQRQEAALQMARGVDMVVVIGGRHSANTTRLAQICADAGKPTHHIETAEEVDCAWLEGVERVGVTAGASTPDEAIRETIARLEGCARERGD